In the genome of Arthrobacter sp. PAMC25284, the window TTGTGTGCGGACCCATCCGATAGGTGACTGCCTCGATGAAGGTCGGTCCGCCGCCGCGGCGGGCGCGGTCCACTGCCATCCGGGTAGCGGCCATAACGGCCAGGACGTCGTTTCCGTCGACCCGCACGCTGGGGATGCCGAAGCCGGCGGCACGGTCCGCGAGCTGGATGTGGGACTGCAGCTTCACTGGTTCGGAGATGGCCCAGTGGTTGTTCTGGCAGAAGAAGATCACCGGGGACTGGAAGCTCGCGGCAAAGACCATGGCTTCGCTGACGTCGCCTTCACTGGTGGCGCCGTCACCGAAGTAGGTCATGGCGATCGAGTCGGCGCCGTCGTTCTGGATGCCCATGGCGTAGCCCGTGGCGTGCAGGGTTTGAGCGCCGATGATGATCTGCGGGGTGGCCACGTTGATCGAATAGGGATCCCAGCCGGAGGAGGCGTTGCCGCGCCAGACACGCACAATGTCCGTCAGGTTGACCCCGCGGCAATACACAACGCCGTTGTCCCGGTAACTGGGGAAAATGAAGTCGTCCTCGCGCAGGGCCCGCACGGAGCCAATCTGGGAGGCTTCCTGGCCCAGCAGCGGCGGCCACAGGGCCAGCTCGCCCTGGCGCTGGAGTGCGGTCGCCTCCGTGTCGATCCGCCGGATGACCACCATGTCTTCATAGAGCGAGCCGAGCTGCTCATCGCTGACGTCCTTGAGCCAGGGATCGAACTCGGGGTGGCTGATGCGTTCGCCCGCCGGCGTGATGAGCTGGACCAGGTCCCCACCAATCCGCCGGTATGGTTCTGCAGTATTTCCCGGGCCCCCGGCGGCTGTGCCGCCCTTGCCCGCGTCGTCGGTAAACACGTTGTCCGCCACCTTCTGACGTTGCGTGACCGGCACTCACAGGACTCGTGATCCCGCTGCGCGCCAGCCCTCCGGGCGACGTTGCCCAGATACTTGTGACCCTACTCACACGAGTCATCCGGCACAACCGGCCCCCCGATAACTGAGCATTATGCTCTGTTTCTGGGCGTACGGGCGTGCTAATCTTGCGCATTATGCAACCCTTGGATGGCACTGACACCCGGCTGCTTTCGGCCATGGCACACGATCCGCGGCGCACCGTTGTGGCCCTGGCGCAGAAACTGGGCCTGTCGCGGAATACCGTGCAGGCCAGGATGGCCGGGCTGGAGAAGAAGCACGCTTTTCTCTCGTTTGAGCGCCGCATCAATCCGGCCTCGCTGGGCTACCCGTTGATGGCTTTCATCTCGGTGCATGTCCAGCAGCAGAAACTGGGCCGGCTGGCCCTGGAGCTTGCCGTCATCCCGGAAATCCTGGAGGGCTATGGCCTCACCGGATCCGCCGACCTGCTCCTGCGCGTGGTGGCCCGCGATGCCGAGGACCTCTTCCGGATTAACGGCAAAATCCTGGCGTGCGACGGCGTCGACCGCACCGACACCGCGCTGGCCATGGGCGAACTTATTCCGTTCCGGATCCAGCCCCTGCTGGAGCGCGGCCCCGTCGAGCGCTGACCGGCAGGCGCGGGTCCCCCGGGCGTCAGACGCCAACAGGGGCCCCCAATGGGAGCCCCTGCCGGCAGTTCCGCCCGCCGCCCGGATGACGGCGGGCGTATCGGTTTGTTAGTGGTCAGTAGCCTTTTCGGCGCCGACGCCGGTGAGGGAACGGACCTCCATTTCGGCCTGTTTCGCCACGTCTTCTGTCCGCTTGTCCAGCACCGTGCCCAGCCAGCCCAGGAAGAAGGCCAGCGGAATCGAGACGATTCCCGGGTTGTTGAGCGGGAAGACAGCGAAGTTGGCACCCTGGATCATCGAGGTCTTCGCGCCCGAGACAACAGGCGACAGCGAGATCAGGACGATGGCAGAAATCAGGCCGCCGTACATGCTCCACACCGCACCCTGGGTGGTGAACTTCCGCCAGAAGAGTGAATACACGATGGTGGGCAGGTTCGCCGACGCAGCGACGGCAAAGGCCAGCGCCACGAGGAACGCCACGTTCTGGCCATTGGCGAAGATACCGCCGAGGATGGCAAGTACACCGATCACCACAACGGTCCTGCGGGCGACCTTGACCTCGGTGGCGGCGTCCGCCTTGCCCTTGGCGATCACGCTGGCGTAGATGTCATGGGCGAAGGATGCTGCGGCGGTGATGGTGAGGCCGGCGACGACCGCCAGGATGGTCGCGAACGCCACCGCGGAGATGAAGCCCAGCAGCAGCGGTCCGCCAAGATGGAAGGCCAGCAGCGGTGCCGCCGAGTTGACGCCACCCGGGGCGGACTTGATTGTCTCTGCCCCCACCAGGGCGGCAGCGCCGTAGCCCAGAACCAGCGTGAACAGGTAGAACAGGCCGATTAGCCAGATCGACCAGACAACCGATTTGCGGGCCTCTTTCGCCGTGGGAACGGTGTAGAAGCGCATCAGGACGTGCGGCAGCGCCGCGGTGCCGAGGACGAGGGCGAGCCCGAGGGACATAAAGTCCAGCTTGGAGGTCTCCGACTTGCCGTATTGCAGGCCCGGGTTCAGCATATTCGGGTTCTTGGAGGTCTCCACGGCGCCGCCGAGCAGGTCCGAGAGGTTGAAGCCGTAGATTGCGAGAACCCAGAAGGTCATCACAGCCGCACCGGCTATGAGGAGCACGGCCTTGATGATCTGGACCCAGGTGGTGCCCTTCATGCCGCCGATCAGCACATACATGATCATCAGGGCACCCACGACTATGATCACGAGAGCCTGGCCGCCCCAGTCGCTGATGCCGAGCAGCAGGGAGATCAGGCTGCCGGCACCGGCCATCTGCGCCAGCAGGTAGAAGAAGCAAACGGCCAGGGTCGAAATGGCTGCCGCGATCCGCACCGGGCGTTGCCGGAGCCGGAACGAGAGCACATCCGCCATGGTGAACTTGCCGGTGTTGCGGAGAAGTTCGGCGACGAGCAGCAGCGCCACCAGCCAGGCGACAAGGAATCCGATCGAGTACATGAAGCCGTCGTAGCCGTTGATGGCAATGGCGCCCGTGATACCGAGGAAAGATGCGGCCGAGAGGTAGTCGCCGGCAATGGCAGTGCCGTTCTGCGATCCGGTGAACGACCGTCCCGCAGCGTAGTAGTCGGCCGCGGTTTTGTTGTTCCGGCTGGCCCGGAGCACGATCACCATGGTGACGGCAACGAACACGGCGAAGATGCCCATGTTCAGGAAAGTGGTGTCCTTGAGGTCTTCAATATTTACTGCTGCCGGAACCATGATGTTCATTTCGCCGCTCCGCTCTCGGTGATGCCGGCCTTGTCGAAGCCGTGACCTTCAATCTCGTTCCGGATCTCGGCGGCGATGGGGTCCAGCTTCCGGTTGGAGTAGCTGACGTACCAGCCGGTGATCGCAAACGTGGAGACAAACTGGAGCAGGCCAAGGACCAGGCCGATGTTGATGTTGCCCCAGAGCTTGATGGACATAAAGCCGGCGGCGTAGTCGGCCAGCAGGACGTAGGCAAAGTACCAGAGCAGGAATGCAATGGCCATCGGGAAAACAAAGCTGCGGTGACGTTTACGAAGTTCCTGGAACCGCTCCGTCGATTGGACTTCCGTGAAGTCCACGGCCGCCGCTGCGTCCGTATCCTGGGCGTCGTGACCCATCGTTCCTCCTCTTTGAGACGGGGTGAGTCGACATCGACTGCAGAGCCCCCGGCGTCAATGTGACTACCATCACTCTGCGGTGTGACGGCGGGAACATTCCAGCACGGACGCGCCCTCCGTCGCCCAACGGTCAGGATGCTGCGCCAAGCGGTGCCGGGGGCCGTCTTCCCCCGCAGCGCGGCACGGGTCCCGGGCACTGTGCGGGGTCCGGCGTCCGGCATGCGCCGCGATACGCTGGGCCTCATGCCGGACTCTGCCTTGTTCAACGTTGCCGCCGTCGCCGTGATCGCCATGGCGGTCGCCGTCGTGGTCGCCATCGGGCTGCGGGTCCTGCGATCGTTCCGGGAGCTGGGTACCGACGCGGAGCAGGCCACGTACAGGACGCTGCATGCGGCCTCCCGTGCGGGGCAGCACCTGCGGAATGGCCTGACCCCGTCAGGAGCGGCCAAGGCCAGCCGGCAGTTGCGCGGCCTGCTGGGCAGCGATGCCCTGGCGATCACCAATACCGATGGTGTTCTCGCGTGGGACGGGGCCGTCGAGGAGCTCAGGCCAGCCCTGATGGGGCTCGCAGCAAAAGTCCTGGCAGACGGGCAGACCGCCGTGATTCCGGCCGGGGAGCTCCAGCTGCTGGCCGGCGGCGCCGGCTCCGGGACGCTGCCGCCTGACGTGGAGCGCGCCGTTGTGATAGCACCGATCAAAGCCGGGTCCCGGGTGGTGGGTGTCGTGGCGGCTTTCGCGCCCGCGGCCGGCGCGGGACTGGTGCGGGCGACGGGCGAGGTGGCCGACTGGGTCGCGGCGCAAGTGGAACTGGCCGAGCTGGCCGCCTCCCGCACGCTCCTGATGGAGGCCGAGGTGCGTGCGCTGCGGGCGCAGATCAGCCCGCATTTCATCTACAACTCACTCAACGCGATCGCTTCCTTCATCAACACGGATCCGGTGCGGGCCCGGGAACTGGTGGTGGAGTTCGCCGACTTCACCCGATATTCGTTCCGCCGGCACGGGGACTTCACCACGCTGGCCGAGGAGCTGCGGTGCATCGACCGCTATCTGCTCCTGGAGCGGGCGCGGTTCGGGGACCGCGTGCAGGTCAGCCTGCAAATCGCCCCCGAGGTGCTCAGCACAGTGATCCCGTTCCTGAGCCTGCAGCCGCTGGTCGAGAACGCGGTGCGGCACGGGCTGGAGGCGAAGGAAGGACCCGGCCACATCAACATCACTGCCCATGATTCGGGGGCGTTTGCGGAGGTCACCATCGAGGACGATGGTGTGGGAATGGATCCGGAGGAGCTGCGGTCCGTCCTGGCCGGGCACGCCGACGGCGACCACGTCGGGTTGCGGAACGTCGACGCCCGCCTCCGGCAGGTGTACGGCGACGACAATGGGCTCGTGATCGAGACGGCCCCCGGGGAGGGCACCCTGATCACCATGCGGGTGCCGAAGTCACAGCCCCGCCATGATGCCTGAACCTCGGGGCGTCAGCCGGCCGGATGCCGCCGGCAGTACTCTGGAGCCATGATTAATGTCCTCGTCGCCGATGACGAGTTGCCCGCCGTGGAGGAACTCGCGTTCCTGCTCGGCCGGGACGACCGGATCGGCATCATCCATCGCGCCTCCTCGGGTGCCGAGGCCCTGCGGGCGCTGGAAACCCAGTCCGTCGACGCTGTCTTCCTCGACATCCACATGCCGGCACTGTCCGGGCTGGACATTGCCAGGGTCATTTCCCGCAGCGCCCGCCCGCCCGCGGTTGTTTTCGTGACCGCGGACGAGGAGTGCGCCCTGGAGGCTTTTGAGCTCGCCGCCGTCGATTATCTGCTCAAGCCTGTACGCGCCGAACGGCTCGCGAAGTCCGTTGGCCGTATCAGCGACCTCCTCAAAGAGGGCGCCCGGGCACCGGAGATGATCACCGTGGACCTGGGTGGCACCACCAGGATGATCAGCCGCGAAGACGTCACATACGTCCAGGCCCAGGGCGACTACGCCAGGCTGCATACAACGGATGCCAGCTACCTCATCCGGGTCCCGTTGGCCGATCTCGAACAGCAGTGGGCGGACGCGGGATTCCTGCGCATCCACCGTTCCTACCTGATTGCACTAAACCATGCCAGCCATCTGAAGCTCGCCGCGGCCAGACCCAGTGTCACCGTGGCCGGCGCCGAACTGCCCATCAGCCGGCGGCATCTGCCCGCCGTCCGGGAGAAGCTCGGGACGACCCGGATCAGGCCGCAGCTTTGACCCGGGTCCGCGTGACAGCACCCCGGGGAACGCCGCTGGGCGCCGCCACCGGCGGCGCGGCGGCCGGATCACCTGAATCGACGGAGGAATCCGACGTCGGCCAGGTCTTCGTCCGATCGCTGATCCGGTCCCAGTTGCGGCTGGCCCTCGTGGTTGCGGCCGGCTTCTTGCTCATCCTGCTCGCCTTCCCGCTGCTGCTGGGGATGGTTCCCGGGTTGGCCGGGTCCACGATTGCCGGCCTGCGCTTCGACTGGGTGCTGCTGGGAGCCGGAATCTACCCCGTGATCGGGTTGGGTGCATGGCTCTACGTGCGGTCCGCGGCCCGGAACGAGGCCCGCTACCGGGACCTGGCCGGGGACCGGTGATGCCGCAGTGAATCCGGCCGTCGGGCTGGCCGCGTTTGCCGCCGTATCGGTGGCCACCGCAATCATTGGCTTCTACGGCCTGCGGGTATCCCGGACCACCGGGGACTTTTACGTTGCCTCCCGGACCGTACGTCCGTGGTGGAATGCGTCGGCGATCGGCGGCGAATATCTCTCGGCTGCCAGCTTCCTCGGCGTCGCCGGGCTGATCCTGCTCTCCGGCACGGATGCCTTGTGGTTCCCGGTGGGCTACACAGCCGGTTATCTGATGCTGCTGCTGTTTGTGGCGGCTCCCCTGCGGCGGTCGGGCGCGTACACGATTCCGGACTTCACTGAGGCCCGCCTCGATTCGCGGGCCGTCCGCCGCGTCACCAGCCTCGTCGTGGTGCTGGTGGGGTGGCTGTATATTGTTCCGCAACTTCATGGCGCCGCCCTGGCAATCCGGATCACGACGGGACTGCCGGGCTGGGTGGGCCCGGTGGCAGTCGTCGCCGTTGTCTGCATTACGGTGACGGCCGGCGGCATGCGGTCGATCACCTTCGTCCAGGCATTCCAGTACTGGTTGAAACTGACGGCCCTGGCCGTTCCGGTGCTCTTCATTGTCTTCGCACTGGCCGGCACCGGCCCGGACGCGGTGGCCGATGCTGCAGTGAATCCGACGGCTGCGGCGCCGGCCGGCCCGTATCAAACCATCTCGCTGCTGGTGGCCCTGCTGTTCGGCACGCTGGGCCTGCCCCATGTGCTGGTCCGCTTCTACACCAATCCGGACGGGCAGACCGCGCGGCGTACAACCCTGATTGTGCTCGGACTGCTCTCGGTCTTTTACCTGTTCCCAACAGCTCTCGGGCTGATCGGGCGGATGTTTACGCCGGATCTGGCCCGCAGCGGACAAGCCGACGCGCTGGTGCTGCTGCTGCCGGGCCGGCTGATCGGAGGGCCGGCCGGCGACCTGCTCTCGGCCCTCGTCGTCGCCGGGGCCTTCGCCGCGTTCCTTTCAACGACTTCCGGTCTGGTCGTCTCGCTGGCGGGGGTGATCAGCCAGGACGTCCTGGGCGGGGGCGTGCGCGGATTCCAGTTCGCGGCGGTGCTCTCCGCCGTCGTTCCGCTGGGGATTGCCATGATGACGCAATCGCTGGCCCTGGCCGGGAGCGTCGGGCTGGTGTTCGCCTTCACCGCGTCCACGATCTGTCCGGTGCTGCTGCTCGGCATCTGGTGGCGCGGCCTGACCGATGTCGGCGCGATCGCCGGCATGGTGACCGGCGGGGTGCTCTGCGGCGGCGCGTTGATTGCCGGACCCTTATTCGGCGGGGCGGGTGCGCCGCCATGGCTGGCCGTGCCGGCCGCGTGGACAGTGCCCGCCGCCTTTGCCGTGACGGTCCTCGTCTCACGGGCAACCGCAAACCGGGTGCCGCGGACGTTGACCCGGCTGATGACCAGGCTCCACACCCCGGAACGGCCGCTCGCCACCGAACGCTGAAGATCCCCCGCGGGGTCAGTCGATCGCGGCCATCAGTTCGACGACGCGGTCAAGGAAGGCGTCCACCTGGCTTTCCTCATAGCCATCCCGGCCGGCGGCGGGACGGAACACTGCGCGCCGGACGTTATCGACACTGAGAGGTGTGTCTTCTTCGAGGTAGTCGATCAGTTCGCGGCACAGCTTATCCACGTCAGCGGTGTTGTAGCTGCGCACCTTGGCTTTGGCGGGCCGGCGGAACCGCTGGCCGTCCGGACGGTGCAATCGCCCCCGGAGCACTCCAGCCAGCCGGCCGATTTCACGGAGCCAGGCTTCTTCACCGCTTGCTTGGACGAGTTCATCGCGTTCCCGCCGGGCCAGGGCGTCTTCCAGGCGGTCCAGTGCGGCGTCGACGGCGGCTGCCGCGTACCCGCCCTTGACCGGATCAAACGAGACCGACCGGACGTCCGCACTCTTGACCGGACGTGCCGCCGCCGCGGGTGCTTCAAATGAGACCCGTGCGCGCTCCAGGAACTGATCGACCTGCTTGGCGTTGTAGCCATACTGGCTCCGCTGCACCCGGTCAAAAGACGCAGGAATCTGACGCTGAATGTCCACTGTAACTCTGTTTCCTTCGAAGGCTTTCGGCTGGGTTGCTGGGCACCATTGTAGGTGCCCGGTGTGGGGGGCCTGCCGCTGTTACGCCCCGGCGACGGCCGAGAAAAGGACGACAGCGACCGGCGAGGCAAACACGATCGAGTCGAGCCGGTCCATCACTCCGCCATGGCCGGGGAGAATGCTGCTCATGTCCTTGACCCCCAGTTCGCGCTTGATCATGGACTCGGCCAGGTCACCGGCGGTGGCCGCGGCGACCATACCGACGGCGAGCACCATACCGACCCACCAGGGCTTACCCAACACAAATAGTGCGGCCAGGACACCAATCAGGACGGCGCCGGCGATCGAACCGGCGAAGCCTTCCCACGTTTTCTTGGGGCTGATCTTCGGAGCCATCGGGTGCTTTCCCATCGAGGCGCCCACCAGGTACCCGAAGGTATCGTTGGAGACCACCAGCAACAGGAGTGTCGCGATTTGCCAGGCACCGGGCGGCACCACGCCGTCGGGCCAGAACCCGAGGGGCGTGACGCCGCCGGCCGAGTGCAGCGGCAGCACCGCAAAGCTGATCAGGAACGGCACCCAAGCGAGGGTGAAGACGCCCGCGAAGATACTGCGGGCAGAACCGGCGGCGCTCTCCACCGAACGCCAGAGCAGCACCGCGACGCTGCTGAGCAGCATCGCGAACAGCAGGCTCTCGAGGCCGCCAAAATAGGCCGCGACAGGCATAGCCAGGGTGCCCGTCATGACCGGCACGATCGGCTGGCGGGTGCCGGCCGCCTCCAGCGCCCGGAAGATCTCCCAGACACCGAAGACCGCGAAGACCGTGACCATCGCGACGAACGCCAGCGGCAGGAACAGCAACCCGCCCAGGACGCCAAGAAGCATGCCGAGGCCCACCACGGTTGCGGCGGGAAGGTTGCGGCCCGCCTTCGGAGTGGGGTTCCGGCCATCCCATCCGCGACCCTTGACGCGCGCCCCGGGGGCCTCGTGTGACTGACCCATCAGACCTCGAGCAGCTCGGCTTCCTTGCGCTTGAGCAGCTCGTCGATGCCGTCAACGTGCGCCTTCGTCAGGGCATCGAGTTCTTTTTCGCCACGGTTGCCCTCGTCCTCGCCGGCCTCGCCGTCCTTGACCAGTTTGTCAAGGGTTTCCTTGGCCTTGCGGCGGATGTTGCGGATGGAAACTTTTGCGTCTTCGCCCTTGGACTTGACGATCTTGACGTATTCTTTGCGTCGTTCGCTCGTCAGATCCGGGATGGTGATCCGGATGACGTTGCCATCGTTGGAGGGGTTGGCGCCGACTTCGGAGTCACTGAGCGCCCGCTCGATATCACGCAGCGCCGTCTTGTCGTACGGGGTGATCAGGATGGTGCGCGCATCCGGAACCGCGAAGGACGCCAGCTGCTGCAGCGGCGTCGGGGTGCCGTAGTACTCCACTACGACCTTGTTGTACAGGCCCGGCGTCGCGCGGCCCGTACGGATCGACGCGAAGTCTTCCTTGGCTACCTCAACCGCCTTGTCCATCTTGTCCCCGGCTTCGAGCAAGGTATCTTCGATCACGATCTCTCCTCAGAAATTGGTGCACCGCCGCTGACGGGACAATGCACGGTCTTCGTTGCGTCTGTCTCTTCCGCCACGAGCCTTGAAACAGGGAGGCGGAAGCATCCTCGAAACATCCTAGCCGGTGCTACGGCGTGACGACGGTGCCCAGGACCTCGCCCCGGATGGCGCGAGTGACGTTGCCTTCGCCTTCCATCCCGAAGACGACCATGGTGAGGTTGTTGTCCTTGCACATCGTCATGGCCGTCTGGTCCATCACGCGGATGTCGCGGCGAAGCGCATCGTCGTAGCTGAGCCGGTCGAGCTTCTCGGCCGAGGGATCCTTCTTGGGATCGGCGGTGTAAACGCCGTCAACGCCGCTCTTGGCCATCAGGACGACGTCGGCGTGAACCTCCAGAGCGCGCTGGGCTGCGACGGTGTCGGTTGAAAAGTACGGCAGGCCCGCTCCGGCACCAAAGATGACGACGCGGTTCTTCTCCATATGGCGGATCGCCCGGCGGGGAATGTAGGCCTCCGCCACCTGGCCCATCGTGATGGCACTCTGCACCCGCGTTTCGACGCCGGCCTGCTCCAGGAAGTCCTGCAGGGCCAGGCAGTTCATCACGGTGCCGAGCATTCCCATGTAGTCCGCGCGGGAACGGTCCATGCCGCTCTGGGACAGTTCGGCGCCGCGGAAGAAGTTGCCGCCGCCGACGACGATGGCGACCTCGACGTCGGGCACTGCTGCAGCGATCTGCCGGGCCACACCGCGGACGGTGTCCGGATCGACACCCAGTTTCCCGCCGCCGAAGACTTCGCCCGACAGCTTCAGGAGGACGCGGCGGCGGCTCTTATTTGGCTGGGCTGAATTGGTCACGGTTTCCATGGTGCCTTCCCGTTCGTGAGCTCTCAAAAAGGGTATCCTGCCGGGGGCCGGCGCTGTCACTGCGCCCCGATCCCGGTCCGCCGGCGATTGCTCCCGGCGGCTCGTGCATGTGCCTGTACTGCTGTGTGCATGCAAAAGGGGTGGCCACCGCAGTGACCACCCCTCAGCGTGCCTGACTGGTGTGTCTGACTAGGAACCGACGCGGAAACGTGCGAAGCCGGTACCCTTGATGCCGGCCTCTTCGAGGACCTGCGCAACGGACTTCTTGGCATCCTTGGCGAATGCCTGGTCAACGAGGACCTCGCCCTTGTAGAAGCCGGTCACGCGGCCTTCCACGATTTTGGTCATGGCAGCTTCGGGCTTGCCCTCGGCCTTGGCGGTTTCCTCAGCGATGCGACGCTCGGACTCGACCAGATCGGACGGAACGTCCTCGCGGGTCAGGTAGTTCGGTGACATCGCCGCGATGTGGACAGCCACATCGTGCGCTGCGGTGGCAGCGGCGTCGCCTTCGCCGTCAACGGCGAACAGCACGCCGACCTGGGCCGGGAGGTCCTTGGAGGTCTTGTGCAGGTAAGCGTCAACCGTCGGGGCCTCTAGGCGGGAGATGCGGCGGACAACAACCTTCTCGCCCAGAACGGCGCCCTCTTCGATGACGACCTCGGACAGCGGCTTGCCGTCAACCTCGGTGGCCAGCAGGGACTCAAGATCGCCTGCGCCGGATTCAACAGCGATGGCCAGCACCTTGTCGGCGAGCTGGATGAACTTGTCGGCCTTGGCGACGAAGTCGGTCTCGCAGTTGACCTCGATCATCACGCCGACGCCGCCATCGACCTTGGCAGCAACCAGGCCTTCTGCGGTGGAGCGGCCTTCACGCTTGGTAGCGCCCTTCAGGCCCTTGATGCGGATGATTTCGATGGCCTTCTCGGCGTCACCGTTGGCCTCGTCAAGAGCCTTCTTGACATCCATCATGCCGGCGCCGGTGCGCTCACGCAGAGCCTTGATATCAGCGGCAGTGTAGTTCGCCATGTGAACCCCTCTGTCTAGAAATTTTATGTGGTGTACGGACTGACAGGACAGCTGCTCACCTGGTGAGCGGCCGTCCTGTCAGTACCCCCTGCGTTGCAAACAGCGCCGGGGGCGATCCAGATTTACTTCTCTGCTTACCTGGCTGGTTACTTGGCTTCGCCGGCGGCGTCGTCAGCAACCGGGGCTGCCTCGGCGTCGGCCGGAGCTTCGGCGGCAGCCGGAGCCTCAGCAACAACCGGAGCTTCCTCAGCGGCGGCCGGAGCTTCGGCGGCAGCCGGAGCGGCAGCTTCTTCAGTCTTGTTGCCTTCGAGGAGTTCGCGCTCCCATGCGGCAAGCGGCTCTTCCGGAGCTTCCGTGGTGCCGGTTGCACGCTGGTTGCGGGCGATGAGGCCCTCAGCGACAGCATCGGCAACAACGCGGGTCAGCAGGTTGACGGAGCGGATGGCGTCGTCGTTGCCCGGGATCGGGAAGTCGACTTCGTCCGGATCGCAGTTGGTGTCCAGGATGGCAACAACCGGGATGTTCAGCTTCTTGGCTTCGTCAACAGCAAGGTGTTCCTTCTTGGTGTCAACGATCCACAGAGCGGACGGCGCCTTGGTGAGGTTGCGGATACCACCGAGGTTGGTCTGCAGCTTGGTGAGTTCGCGACGAAGGAGCAGCAGCTCCTTCTTCGTGTAGGCCGAACCTGCGACGTCATCGAAGTCGATCTCTTCGAGTTCCTTCATGCGCTGGATGCGCTTGGAAACCGTCTGGAAGTTGGTCAGCATACCGCCGAGCCAGCGCTGGTTGACGTACGGCTGGCCAACGCGGGTGGCCTGCTCGGCGATGGATTCCTGCGCCTGCTTCTTGGTGCCGACGAAGAGTACGGTGCCACCGTGTGCAACGGTGGCCTTCACGAACTCGAAGGCACGGTCGATGTAGGACAGCGACTGCTGCAGGTCAATGATGTAGATACCGTTGCGCTCCGTGAAGATGAACCGCTTCATCTTCGGGTTCCAACGGCGGGTCTGGTGTCCAAAGTGGACGCCGCTGTCAAGCAGCTGGCGCATAGTTACGACGGGCATGCCGGCGCTCCTTCCGGCAGGTCATTCATGAGGCAGCCCAGAGGCTGTCTTACCCTGCCAATAGTTGACGGTTAATTAGCTCACGCCCAGGCGGGCGCTGCTCCTGGCATCCACTGCGCTTCCCATCCGTGCCTGAAGGCACGGACCGCAGGAGGCGCAGTCCTCCGCGCCGGAAGATTCAACTTCAGACAAGGAGGGCTGGATACGCGTAGTCAGCCGCTGCTCCCCCGCACTCCTGAATGAGACGTGCCGGCTTTGAT includes:
- a CDS encoding phosphatidate cytidylyltransferase — its product is MGQSHEAPGARVKGRGWDGRNPTPKAGRNLPAATVVGLGMLLGVLGGLLFLPLAFVAMVTVFAVFGVWEIFRALEAAGTRQPIVPVMTGTLAMPVAAYFGGLESLLFAMLLSSVAVLLWRSVESAAGSARSIFAGVFTLAWVPFLISFAVLPLHSAGGVTPLGFWPDGVVPPGAWQIATLLLLVVSNDTFGYLVGASMGKHPMAPKISPKKTWEGFAGSIAGAVLIGVLAALFVLGKPWWVGMVLAVGMVAAATAGDLAESMIKRELGVKDMSSILPGHGGVMDRLDSIVFASPVAVVLFSAVAGA
- the frr gene encoding ribosome recycling factor, which codes for MIEDTLLEAGDKMDKAVEVAKEDFASIRTGRATPGLYNKVVVEYYGTPTPLQQLASFAVPDARTILITPYDKTALRDIERALSDSEVGANPSNDGNVIRITIPDLTSERRKEYVKIVKSKGEDAKVSIRNIRRKAKETLDKLVKDGEAGEDEGNRGEKELDALTKAHVDGIDELLKRKEAELLEV
- the pyrH gene encoding UMP kinase, which translates into the protein METVTNSAQPNKSRRRVLLKLSGEVFGGGKLGVDPDTVRGVARQIAAAVPDVEVAIVVGGGNFFRGAELSQSGMDRSRADYMGMLGTVMNCLALQDFLEQAGVETRVQSAITMGQVAEAYIPRRAIRHMEKNRVVIFGAGAGLPYFSTDTVAAQRALEVHADVVLMAKSGVDGVYTADPKKDPSAEKLDRLSYDDALRRDIRVMDQTAMTMCKDNNLTMVVFGMEGEGNVTRAIRGEVLGTVVTP
- the tsf gene encoding translation elongation factor Ts — translated: MANYTAADIKALRERTGAGMMDVKKALDEANGDAEKAIEIIRIKGLKGATKREGRSTAEGLVAAKVDGGVGVMIEVNCETDFVAKADKFIQLADKVLAIAVESGAGDLESLLATEVDGKPLSEVVIEEGAVLGEKVVVRRISRLEAPTVDAYLHKTSKDLPAQVGVLFAVDGEGDAAATAAHDVAVHIAAMSPNYLTREDVPSDLVESERRIAEETAKAEGKPEAAMTKIVEGRVTGFYKGEVLVDQAFAKDAKKSVAQVLEEAGIKGTGFARFRVGS
- the rpsB gene encoding 30S ribosomal protein S2 gives rise to the protein MPVVTMRQLLDSGVHFGHQTRRWNPKMKRFIFTERNGIYIIDLQQSLSYIDRAFEFVKATVAHGGTVLFVGTKKQAQESIAEQATRVGQPYVNQRWLGGMLTNFQTVSKRIQRMKELEEIDFDDVAGSAYTKKELLLLRRELTKLQTNLGGIRNLTKAPSALWIVDTKKEHLAVDEAKKLNIPVVAILDTNCDPDEVDFPIPGNDDAIRSVNLLTRVVADAVAEGLIARNQRATGTTEAPEEPLAAWERELLEGNKTEEAAAPAAAEAPAAAEEAPVVAEAPAAAEAPADAEAAPVADDAAGEAK